The Flavobacteriaceae bacterium 3519-10 genome includes a window with the following:
- a CDS encoding Siderophore (Surfactin) biosynthesis regulatory protein, which translates to MNNFLQIYELIPAPQNMPLYRDFSDDNATILMWKYDENEELDSEFLLEKENYDKIKDYHPTKLKELLLVRKILKSVLPEHKILYNGRMPYLEPRDYEISITHSFPYAALAISKHKVGIDIEPFNPKILKIQHKFLKDEEAGFIEENKETAYLTVIWSLKESLYKIHHSKYWSLKKHYEVKPFSLDFPFNIMCRVHDEKVSDLFKARVEFFENYCFTVVD; encoded by the coding sequence ATGAATAATTTTTTGCAAATTTACGAACTAATTCCTGCCCCACAAAATATGCCGCTTTACCGTGATTTTTCCGATGATAATGCTACGATTCTAATGTGGAAATATGATGAAAATGAGGAACTTGACTCCGAGTTTTTGCTCGAAAAGGAAAACTACGATAAAATTAAAGATTATCATCCCACAAAACTTAAAGAACTGCTCCTTGTGAGGAAAATTCTTAAGTCGGTATTGCCTGAACATAAAATTCTGTACAACGGTCGAATGCCGTATCTGGAACCGAGGGATTATGAGATTTCGATCACACATTCATTCCCGTATGCTGCTTTGGCCATTTCAAAACATAAAGTAGGCATCGATATTGAGCCGTTTAACCCGAAGATTCTGAAGATTCAGCACAAATTTCTGAAAGATGAAGAAGCCGGTTTTATTGAAGAAAATAAAGAAACCGCTTACCTCACTGTCATTTGGTCGCTTAAAGAGAGTTTATACAAAATTCATCACTCCAAATACTGGTCGCTGAAGAAGCATTACGAGGTGAAACCCTTCAGCCTGGATTTTCCTTTCAATATTATGTGCAGAGTGCATGACGAGAAAGTGTCAGACCTTTTTAAGGCACGCGTAGAATTTTTTGAAAACTATTGTTTTACGGTGGTTGACTGA
- a CDS encoding Adenosylhomocysteinase gives MGQELVRKFAKNYSFNMETSTQYLPYKVKDISLADWGRKEIKLAEAEMPGLMAIREEYGPSQPLKGARIAGCLHMTIQTAVLIETLVALGADVTWSSCNIFSTQDHAAAAIAAAGIPVYAWKGMNEEEFEWCIEQTVFFGEDRKPLNLILDDGGDLTNLVFDKYPELTAGIKGLSEETTTGVHRLYERMANGTLVMPAINVNDSVTKSKFDNKYGCRESAVDAIRRATDLMLAGKRVVVCGYGDVGKGTAASFRGAGSIVTVTEIDPICALQAAMEGYEVKKLDSVVANADIIITTTGNYNIVRGEHFKQMKDKTVVCNIGHFDNELDMAWLNENYSDTKYEVKPQVDVYNIDGNEIIILAEGRLVNLGCATGHPSFVMSNSFSNQTLAQIELWVNGAAYKNEVYTLPKHLDEKVAALHLKKLGVELETLSPEQAKYIGVTVDGPFKPEYYRY, from the coding sequence GTGGGGCAGGAATTAGTTCGTAAATTTGCAAAAAATTATTCATTTAATATGGAAACGAGCACACAATACCTGCCTTATAAAGTAAAAGATATCTCCTTAGCAGATTGGGGACGTAAAGAAATAAAGCTTGCAGAAGCAGAAATGCCAGGCCTGATGGCCATCCGTGAAGAGTACGGCCCTTCTCAGCCGCTAAAAGGTGCAAGAATTGCGGGTTGTCTTCACATGACGATCCAAACAGCAGTGCTTATCGAGACTTTAGTTGCGCTTGGAGCTGATGTAACCTGGTCTTCATGTAATATTTTCTCTACGCAGGATCATGCAGCAGCAGCAATCGCGGCCGCCGGTATTCCTGTCTATGCGTGGAAAGGCATGAACGAAGAGGAGTTTGAATGGTGTATCGAACAAACTGTATTTTTCGGCGAAGACAGAAAACCACTGAATCTTATTCTGGATGATGGTGGCGATCTTACGAACCTGGTTTTTGATAAATATCCTGAACTTACAGCAGGAATCAAAGGTTTATCTGAAGAAACCACCACCGGAGTTCACAGATTATACGAAAGAATGGCTAACGGAACATTGGTGATGCCGGCCATCAATGTAAATGACTCAGTTACAAAATCGAAATTCGATAATAAATACGGATGCCGCGAATCTGCAGTGGATGCAATCAGGAGAGCAACTGATCTAATGTTAGCAGGCAAAAGAGTGGTTGTATGTGGCTACGGAGACGTAGGTAAAGGTACTGCCGCATCATTCAGAGGTGCTGGCTCTATCGTTACTGTAACCGAAATCGACCCGATTTGTGCGCTTCAGGCTGCAATGGAAGGATACGAGGTAAAAAAACTGGATTCTGTTGTTGCAAACGCTGATATCATTATCACAACAACCGGAAATTATAATATTGTACGCGGCGAACATTTCAAACAAATGAAGGATAAAACCGTTGTCTGCAACATCGGGCATTTCGATAATGAACTTGATATGGCATGGCTTAACGAAAACTACAGCGATACAAAATACGAAGTGAAGCCACAGGTGGATGTGTATAACATCGATGGTAACGAAATTATCATTCTGGCAGAAGGCCGCCTCGTGAATTTGGGTTGTGCAACCGGTCACCCAAGCTTCGTGATGAGCAACTCTTTCAGTAATCAGACGCTTGCACAGATTGAACTGTGGGTAAACGGTGCTGCATATAAAAATGAGGTGTACACATTACCAAAACATCTTGACGAAAAAGTAGCTGCCTTACACCTTAAGAAATTAGGTGTGGAACTTGAAACTTTATCTCCGGAACAGGCTAAATACATCGGCGTAACAGTGGACGGGCCGTTCAAACCTGAGTATTACAGATACTAA